In Dehalococcoidales bacterium, the genomic stretch CTCCACATCAGCCATTTCCTCCGCCGTCAGCTTCCAGTCGGCGGGGGCGGCATTGGCCGATACCTGCTCCACCGTCTTCGCCCCGGCGATGATACTGCTTACCCAGGGCTTGCTCAGCAGCCAGCTTATAGCCAGCTCGCCCACAGTGTGTCCGCGCTCGGCAGCAAAGGTCTCCAGTTTGGCCAGTTTACTCCAGTTAGTCCCGGTAAAGACCTCCCCATAGAGCGCCATCGGCCGTACCAGGCGCGCATCAGGCGGCGCGGCTTCACCCTGGCGGTATTTTCCCGTGAGGAAACCCCCGGCCAGCGGCCCCCAGGGGATAACGCCGATATTATAAGCCCGGCAGCAGGGGACAAGCTCGGCTTCTATCGTTCTGTCCAGCAGGTTATAGCGCGGCTGCACCGTGATAAAGTGCTCCAGGTTATGGAGACGGGAGACCCATATCGCCTCGCAGAGCTGCCAGGCAGCGAAATTGGAACAGCCGGTATAGCGCACCTTACCCGCCCGCACCAGATCATCGAGGGTGCGCAGTGTCTCCTCAATGGGAGTCGCCGGGTCGGGCAGGTGTATCTGGTAGAGGTCAATATAGTCGGTCTGCAGGCGCTTCAAGCTGGCGTCAACCGCTTTCATGATATAGTAACGTGCCGCG encodes the following:
- a CDS encoding aldo/keto reductase; this translates as MEYRNLGGSGLKVSEIGLGGNTFGPRADEPTSIAIINHAVDIGINYIDTADMYGRGSSEELVGKAVKGKRSRVVIATKFGREMGDGPNQRGAARYYIMKAVDASLKRLQTDYIDLYQIHLPDPATPIEETLRTLDDLVRAGKVRYTGCSNFAAWQLCEAIWVSRLHNLEHFITVQPRYNLLDRTIEAELVPCCRAYNIGVIPWGPLAGGFLTGKYRQGEAAPPDARLVRPMALYGEVFTGTNWSKLAKLETFAAERGHTVGELAISWLLSKPWVSSIIAGAKTVEQVSANAAPADWKLTAEEMADVEAICPVE